In Piliocolobus tephrosceles isolate RC106 chromosome 6, ASM277652v3, whole genome shotgun sequence, the following are encoded in one genomic region:
- the SPINT1 gene encoding kunitz-type protease inhibitor 1 isoform X5: protein MAPARTMAGTRLAPARIPAVALWLLCALGLQGTQAGPPPAPPGLPAGADCLNRFTAGVPAFVLDTNASVSNGATFLESPSVRRGWDCVRACCTTQNCNLALVELQPDRGEDAIAACFLINCLYEQNFVCKFAPREGFINYLTREVYRSYRQLQTQGFGGSGIPKTWAGIDLKVQPQEPLVLKDVENTDWHLLQGDTDVRVERKDPNQVELWGLKEGTYLFQLTVTSSDHPEDTANVTVTVLSTKQTEDYCLASNKVGRCRGSFPRWYYDPTEQICKSFVYGGCLGNKNNYLREEECILACRGVQGPSMERHHPDTSGFDELQRIYFPSDKGHCVDVPDTGLCKESIPRWYYNPFNEHCARFTYGGCYGNKNNFEEEQQCLESCGGISKKDVFGLRRENPIPSTGSAEMAVAVFLVICIVVVVTILTYCFFKNQRKDFRRHRHSHHPPPTPASSTVSTTEDTEHLVYNHTTRPL from the exons ATGGCCCCTGCGAGGACTATGGCCGGCACCCGCCTCGCCCCGGCCCGCATCCCTGCCGTCGCCTTGTGGCTTCTGTGCGCGCTCGGCCTCCAGGGCACCCAGGCCGGGCCGCCGCCCGCGCCCCCTGGGCTGCCCGCAGGAGCCGACTGCCTGAACCGCTTTACCGCTGGGGTGCCTGCCTTCGTGCTGGACACCAATGCCTCGGTCAGCAACGGAGCCACCTTCCTAGAGTCCCCCAGCGTGCGCCGGGGCTGGGACTGTGTGCGCGCCTGCTGCACCACCCAGAACTGCAACTTAGCGCTGGTGGAGCTGCAGCCCGACCGCGGGGAGGACGCCATCGCCGCCTGCTTCCTCATCAACTGCCTCTACGAGCAGAACTTCGTGTGCAAGTTCGCGCCCAGGGAGGGCTTCATCAACTACCTCACGAGGGAAGTATACCGCTCCTACCGccagctgcagacccagggcTTTGGAG GGTCTGGAATCCCCAAGACCTGGGCGGGCATAGACTTGAAGGTACAACCCCAGGAACCCCTGGTGCTGAAGGATGTGGAAAACACAGATTGGCACCTACTGCAGGGTGACACGGATGTCAGGGTAGAG AGGAAAGACCCAAACCAGGTGGAACTGTGGGGACTCAAGGAAGGCACCTACCTGTTCCAGCTGACAGTGACTAGCTCAGACCACCCAGAGGACACGGCCAACGTCACAGTCACTGTGCTGTCTACCAAGCAGACAGAAG ACTACTGCCTCGCATCCAACAAGGTGGGCCGCTGCCGGGGCTCCTTCCCACGCTGGTACTATGACCCCACGGAGCAGATCTGCAAGAGTTTCGTTTATGGAGGCtgcttgggcaacaagaacaacTACCTTCGGGAAGAAGAGTGCATTCTAGCCTGTCGGGGTGTGCAAG GCCCCTCCATGGAAAGGCACCATCCAG ACACGAGTGGCTTTGATGAGCTCCAGCGCATCTATTTCCCCAGTGACAAAG GGCACTGCGTGGACGTGCCAGACACAGGACTCTGCAAGGAGAGCATCCCGCGCTGGTACTACAACCCCTTCAACGAACACTGTGCCCGCTTTACCTATGGCGGTTGTTATGGCAACAAGAACAACTTTGAGGAAGAGCAGCAGTGCCTCGAGTCTTGTGGCGGCATCTCCA AGAAGGACGTGTTTGGCCTGAGGCGGGAAAACCCCATTCCCAGCACAG GCTCTGCGGAGATGGCTGTCGCAGTGTTCCTGGTCATCTGCATTGTGGTGGTGGTAACCATCCTGACTTACTGCTTCTTCAAGAACCAGAGAAAGGACTTCCGCAGACACCGCCACAGCCACCACCCGCCACCCACCCCTGCCAGCTCCACTGTCTCCACTACCGAGGACACGGAGCACCTGGTCTATAACCACACCACCCGGCCCCTCTGA
- the SPINT1 gene encoding kunitz-type protease inhibitor 1 isoform X3 encodes MAPARTMAGTRLAPARIPAVALWLLCALGLQGTQAGPPPAPPGLPAGADCLNRFTAGVPAFVLDTNASVSNGATFLESPSVRRGWDCVRACCTTQNCNLALVELQPDRGEDAIAACFLINCLYEQNFVCKFAPREGFINYLTREVYRSYRQLQTQGFGGSGIPKTWAGIDLKVQPQEPLVLKDVENTDWHLLQGDTDVRVERKDPNQVELWGLKEGTYLFQLTVTSSDHPEDTANVTVTVLSTKQTEDYCLASNKVGRCRGSFPRWYYDPTEQICKSFVYGGCLGNKNNYLREEECILACRGVQGGPLRGSSGAQATFPQGPSMERHHPDTSGFDELQRIYFPSDKGHCVDVPDTGLCKESIPRWYYNPFNEHCARFTYGGCYGNKNNFEEEQQCLESCGGISKKDVFGLRRENPIPSTGSAEMAVAVFLVICIVVVVTILTYCFFKNQRKDFRRHRHSHHPPPTPASSTVSTTEDTEHLVYNHTTRPL; translated from the exons ATGGCCCCTGCGAGGACTATGGCCGGCACCCGCCTCGCCCCGGCCCGCATCCCTGCCGTCGCCTTGTGGCTTCTGTGCGCGCTCGGCCTCCAGGGCACCCAGGCCGGGCCGCCGCCCGCGCCCCCTGGGCTGCCCGCAGGAGCCGACTGCCTGAACCGCTTTACCGCTGGGGTGCCTGCCTTCGTGCTGGACACCAATGCCTCGGTCAGCAACGGAGCCACCTTCCTAGAGTCCCCCAGCGTGCGCCGGGGCTGGGACTGTGTGCGCGCCTGCTGCACCACCCAGAACTGCAACTTAGCGCTGGTGGAGCTGCAGCCCGACCGCGGGGAGGACGCCATCGCCGCCTGCTTCCTCATCAACTGCCTCTACGAGCAGAACTTCGTGTGCAAGTTCGCGCCCAGGGAGGGCTTCATCAACTACCTCACGAGGGAAGTATACCGCTCCTACCGccagctgcagacccagggcTTTGGAG GGTCTGGAATCCCCAAGACCTGGGCGGGCATAGACTTGAAGGTACAACCCCAGGAACCCCTGGTGCTGAAGGATGTGGAAAACACAGATTGGCACCTACTGCAGGGTGACACGGATGTCAGGGTAGAG AGGAAAGACCCAAACCAGGTGGAACTGTGGGGACTCAAGGAAGGCACCTACCTGTTCCAGCTGACAGTGACTAGCTCAGACCACCCAGAGGACACGGCCAACGTCACAGTCACTGTGCTGTCTACCAAGCAGACAGAAG ACTACTGCCTCGCATCCAACAAGGTGGGCCGCTGCCGGGGCTCCTTCCCACGCTGGTACTATGACCCCACGGAGCAGATCTGCAAGAGTTTCGTTTATGGAGGCtgcttgggcaacaagaacaacTACCTTCGGGAAGAAGAGTGCATTCTAGCCTGTCGGGGTGTGCAAGGTGGGCCTCTGAGAGGCAGCTCTGGGGCTCAGGCGACTTTCCCCCAGG GCCCCTCCATGGAAAGGCACCATCCAG ACACGAGTGGCTTTGATGAGCTCCAGCGCATCTATTTCCCCAGTGACAAAG GGCACTGCGTGGACGTGCCAGACACAGGACTCTGCAAGGAGAGCATCCCGCGCTGGTACTACAACCCCTTCAACGAACACTGTGCCCGCTTTACCTATGGCGGTTGTTATGGCAACAAGAACAACTTTGAGGAAGAGCAGCAGTGCCTCGAGTCTTGTGGCGGCATCTCCA AGAAGGACGTGTTTGGCCTGAGGCGGGAAAACCCCATTCCCAGCACAG GCTCTGCGGAGATGGCTGTCGCAGTGTTCCTGGTCATCTGCATTGTGGTGGTGGTAACCATCCTGACTTACTGCTTCTTCAAGAACCAGAGAAAGGACTTCCGCAGACACCGCCACAGCCACCACCCGCCACCCACCCCTGCCAGCTCCACTGTCTCCACTACCGAGGACACGGAGCACCTGGTCTATAACCACACCACCCGGCCCCTCTGA
- the SPINT1 gene encoding kunitz-type protease inhibitor 1 isoform X1, whose product MAPARTMAGTRLAPARIPAVALWLLCALGLQGTQAGPPPAPPGLPAGADCLNRFTAGVPAFVLDTNASVSNGATFLESPSVRRGWDCVRACCTTQNCNLALVELQPDRGEDAIAACFLINCLYEQNFVCKFAPREGFINYLTREVYRSYRQLQTQGFGGSGIPKTWAGIDLKVQPQEPLVLKDVENTDWHLLQGDTDVRVERKDPNQVELWGLKEGTYLFQLTVTSSDHPEDTANVTVTVLSTKQTEDYCLASNKVGRCRGSFPRWYYDPTEQICKSFVYGGCLGNKNNYLREEECILACRGVQGGPLRGSSGAQATFPQGPSMERHHPVCSGTCQPTQFRCSNGCCIDSFLECDDTPNCPDASDEATCEKYTSGFDELQRIYFPSDKGHCVDVPDTGLCKESIPRWYYNPFNEHCARFTYGGCYGNKNNFEEEQQCLESCGGISKKDVFGLRRENPIPSTGSAEMAVAVFLVICIVVVVTILTYCFFKNQRKDFRRHRHSHHPPPTPASSTVSTTEDTEHLVYNHTTRPL is encoded by the exons ATGGCCCCTGCGAGGACTATGGCCGGCACCCGCCTCGCCCCGGCCCGCATCCCTGCCGTCGCCTTGTGGCTTCTGTGCGCGCTCGGCCTCCAGGGCACCCAGGCCGGGCCGCCGCCCGCGCCCCCTGGGCTGCCCGCAGGAGCCGACTGCCTGAACCGCTTTACCGCTGGGGTGCCTGCCTTCGTGCTGGACACCAATGCCTCGGTCAGCAACGGAGCCACCTTCCTAGAGTCCCCCAGCGTGCGCCGGGGCTGGGACTGTGTGCGCGCCTGCTGCACCACCCAGAACTGCAACTTAGCGCTGGTGGAGCTGCAGCCCGACCGCGGGGAGGACGCCATCGCCGCCTGCTTCCTCATCAACTGCCTCTACGAGCAGAACTTCGTGTGCAAGTTCGCGCCCAGGGAGGGCTTCATCAACTACCTCACGAGGGAAGTATACCGCTCCTACCGccagctgcagacccagggcTTTGGAG GGTCTGGAATCCCCAAGACCTGGGCGGGCATAGACTTGAAGGTACAACCCCAGGAACCCCTGGTGCTGAAGGATGTGGAAAACACAGATTGGCACCTACTGCAGGGTGACACGGATGTCAGGGTAGAG AGGAAAGACCCAAACCAGGTGGAACTGTGGGGACTCAAGGAAGGCACCTACCTGTTCCAGCTGACAGTGACTAGCTCAGACCACCCAGAGGACACGGCCAACGTCACAGTCACTGTGCTGTCTACCAAGCAGACAGAAG ACTACTGCCTCGCATCCAACAAGGTGGGCCGCTGCCGGGGCTCCTTCCCACGCTGGTACTATGACCCCACGGAGCAGATCTGCAAGAGTTTCGTTTATGGAGGCtgcttgggcaacaagaacaacTACCTTCGGGAAGAAGAGTGCATTCTAGCCTGTCGGGGTGTGCAAGGTGGGCCTCTGAGAGGCAGCTCTGGGGCTCAGGCGACTTTCCCCCAGG GCCCCTCCATGGAAAGGCACCATCCAG TGTGCTCTGGCACCTGTCAGCCCACCCAGTTCCGCTGCAGCAATGGCTGCTGCATCGACAGTTTCCTGGAGTGTGATGACACCCCCAACTGCCCCGACGCCTCCGACGAGGCCACCTGTGAAAAAT ACACGAGTGGCTTTGATGAGCTCCAGCGCATCTATTTCCCCAGTGACAAAG GGCACTGCGTGGACGTGCCAGACACAGGACTCTGCAAGGAGAGCATCCCGCGCTGGTACTACAACCCCTTCAACGAACACTGTGCCCGCTTTACCTATGGCGGTTGTTATGGCAACAAGAACAACTTTGAGGAAGAGCAGCAGTGCCTCGAGTCTTGTGGCGGCATCTCCA AGAAGGACGTGTTTGGCCTGAGGCGGGAAAACCCCATTCCCAGCACAG GCTCTGCGGAGATGGCTGTCGCAGTGTTCCTGGTCATCTGCATTGTGGTGGTGGTAACCATCCTGACTTACTGCTTCTTCAAGAACCAGAGAAAGGACTTCCGCAGACACCGCCACAGCCACCACCCGCCACCCACCCCTGCCAGCTCCACTGTCTCCACTACCGAGGACACGGAGCACCTGGTCTATAACCACACCACCCGGCCCCTCTGA
- the SPINT1 gene encoding kunitz-type protease inhibitor 1 isoform X6, whose amino-acid sequence MAPARTMAGTRLAPARIPAVALWLLCALGLQGTQAGPPPAPPGLPAGADCLNRFTAGVPAFVLDTNASVSNGATFLESPSVRRGWDCVRACCTTQNCNLALVELQPDRGEDAIAACFLINCLYEQNFVCKFAPREGFINYLTREVYRSYRQLQTQGFGGSGIPKTWAGIDLKVQPQEPLVLKDVENTDWHLLQGDTDVRVERKDPNQVELWGLKEGTYLFQLTVTSSDHPEDTANVTVTVLSTKQTEDYCLASNKVGRCRGSFPRWYYDPTEQICKSFVYGGCLGNKNNYLREEECILACRGVQGGPLRGSSGAQATFPQGPSMERHHPDTSGFDELQRIYFPSDKEKDVFGLRRENPIPSTGSAEMAVAVFLVICIVVVVTILTYCFFKNQRKDFRRHRHSHHPPPTPASSTVSTTEDTEHLVYNHTTRPL is encoded by the exons ATGGCCCCTGCGAGGACTATGGCCGGCACCCGCCTCGCCCCGGCCCGCATCCCTGCCGTCGCCTTGTGGCTTCTGTGCGCGCTCGGCCTCCAGGGCACCCAGGCCGGGCCGCCGCCCGCGCCCCCTGGGCTGCCCGCAGGAGCCGACTGCCTGAACCGCTTTACCGCTGGGGTGCCTGCCTTCGTGCTGGACACCAATGCCTCGGTCAGCAACGGAGCCACCTTCCTAGAGTCCCCCAGCGTGCGCCGGGGCTGGGACTGTGTGCGCGCCTGCTGCACCACCCAGAACTGCAACTTAGCGCTGGTGGAGCTGCAGCCCGACCGCGGGGAGGACGCCATCGCCGCCTGCTTCCTCATCAACTGCCTCTACGAGCAGAACTTCGTGTGCAAGTTCGCGCCCAGGGAGGGCTTCATCAACTACCTCACGAGGGAAGTATACCGCTCCTACCGccagctgcagacccagggcTTTGGAG GGTCTGGAATCCCCAAGACCTGGGCGGGCATAGACTTGAAGGTACAACCCCAGGAACCCCTGGTGCTGAAGGATGTGGAAAACACAGATTGGCACCTACTGCAGGGTGACACGGATGTCAGGGTAGAG AGGAAAGACCCAAACCAGGTGGAACTGTGGGGACTCAAGGAAGGCACCTACCTGTTCCAGCTGACAGTGACTAGCTCAGACCACCCAGAGGACACGGCCAACGTCACAGTCACTGTGCTGTCTACCAAGCAGACAGAAG ACTACTGCCTCGCATCCAACAAGGTGGGCCGCTGCCGGGGCTCCTTCCCACGCTGGTACTATGACCCCACGGAGCAGATCTGCAAGAGTTTCGTTTATGGAGGCtgcttgggcaacaagaacaacTACCTTCGGGAAGAAGAGTGCATTCTAGCCTGTCGGGGTGTGCAAGGTGGGCCTCTGAGAGGCAGCTCTGGGGCTCAGGCGACTTTCCCCCAGG GCCCCTCCATGGAAAGGCACCATCCAG ACACGAGTGGCTTTGATGAGCTCCAGCGCATCTATTTCCCCAGTGACAAAG AGAAGGACGTGTTTGGCCTGAGGCGGGAAAACCCCATTCCCAGCACAG GCTCTGCGGAGATGGCTGTCGCAGTGTTCCTGGTCATCTGCATTGTGGTGGTGGTAACCATCCTGACTTACTGCTTCTTCAAGAACCAGAGAAAGGACTTCCGCAGACACCGCCACAGCCACCACCCGCCACCCACCCCTGCCAGCTCCACTGTCTCCACTACCGAGGACACGGAGCACCTGGTCTATAACCACACCACCCGGCCCCTCTGA
- the SPINT1 gene encoding kunitz-type protease inhibitor 1 isoform X2: MAPARTMAGTRLAPARIPAVALWLLCALGLQGTQAGPPPAPPGLPAGADCLNRFTAGVPAFVLDTNASVSNGATFLESPSVRRGWDCVRACCTTQNCNLALVELQPDRGEDAIAACFLINCLYEQNFVCKFAPREGFINYLTREVYRSYRQLQTQGFGGSGIPKTWAGIDLKVQPQEPLVLKDVENTDWHLLQGDTDVRVERKDPNQVELWGLKEGTYLFQLTVTSSDHPEDTANVTVTVLSTKQTEDYCLASNKVGRCRGSFPRWYYDPTEQICKSFVYGGCLGNKNNYLREEECILACRGVQGPSMERHHPVCSGTCQPTQFRCSNGCCIDSFLECDDTPNCPDASDEATCEKYTSGFDELQRIYFPSDKGHCVDVPDTGLCKESIPRWYYNPFNEHCARFTYGGCYGNKNNFEEEQQCLESCGGISKKDVFGLRRENPIPSTGSAEMAVAVFLVICIVVVVTILTYCFFKNQRKDFRRHRHSHHPPPTPASSTVSTTEDTEHLVYNHTTRPL, translated from the exons ATGGCCCCTGCGAGGACTATGGCCGGCACCCGCCTCGCCCCGGCCCGCATCCCTGCCGTCGCCTTGTGGCTTCTGTGCGCGCTCGGCCTCCAGGGCACCCAGGCCGGGCCGCCGCCCGCGCCCCCTGGGCTGCCCGCAGGAGCCGACTGCCTGAACCGCTTTACCGCTGGGGTGCCTGCCTTCGTGCTGGACACCAATGCCTCGGTCAGCAACGGAGCCACCTTCCTAGAGTCCCCCAGCGTGCGCCGGGGCTGGGACTGTGTGCGCGCCTGCTGCACCACCCAGAACTGCAACTTAGCGCTGGTGGAGCTGCAGCCCGACCGCGGGGAGGACGCCATCGCCGCCTGCTTCCTCATCAACTGCCTCTACGAGCAGAACTTCGTGTGCAAGTTCGCGCCCAGGGAGGGCTTCATCAACTACCTCACGAGGGAAGTATACCGCTCCTACCGccagctgcagacccagggcTTTGGAG GGTCTGGAATCCCCAAGACCTGGGCGGGCATAGACTTGAAGGTACAACCCCAGGAACCCCTGGTGCTGAAGGATGTGGAAAACACAGATTGGCACCTACTGCAGGGTGACACGGATGTCAGGGTAGAG AGGAAAGACCCAAACCAGGTGGAACTGTGGGGACTCAAGGAAGGCACCTACCTGTTCCAGCTGACAGTGACTAGCTCAGACCACCCAGAGGACACGGCCAACGTCACAGTCACTGTGCTGTCTACCAAGCAGACAGAAG ACTACTGCCTCGCATCCAACAAGGTGGGCCGCTGCCGGGGCTCCTTCCCACGCTGGTACTATGACCCCACGGAGCAGATCTGCAAGAGTTTCGTTTATGGAGGCtgcttgggcaacaagaacaacTACCTTCGGGAAGAAGAGTGCATTCTAGCCTGTCGGGGTGTGCAAG GCCCCTCCATGGAAAGGCACCATCCAG TGTGCTCTGGCACCTGTCAGCCCACCCAGTTCCGCTGCAGCAATGGCTGCTGCATCGACAGTTTCCTGGAGTGTGATGACACCCCCAACTGCCCCGACGCCTCCGACGAGGCCACCTGTGAAAAAT ACACGAGTGGCTTTGATGAGCTCCAGCGCATCTATTTCCCCAGTGACAAAG GGCACTGCGTGGACGTGCCAGACACAGGACTCTGCAAGGAGAGCATCCCGCGCTGGTACTACAACCCCTTCAACGAACACTGTGCCCGCTTTACCTATGGCGGTTGTTATGGCAACAAGAACAACTTTGAGGAAGAGCAGCAGTGCCTCGAGTCTTGTGGCGGCATCTCCA AGAAGGACGTGTTTGGCCTGAGGCGGGAAAACCCCATTCCCAGCACAG GCTCTGCGGAGATGGCTGTCGCAGTGTTCCTGGTCATCTGCATTGTGGTGGTGGTAACCATCCTGACTTACTGCTTCTTCAAGAACCAGAGAAAGGACTTCCGCAGACACCGCCACAGCCACCACCCGCCACCCACCCCTGCCAGCTCCACTGTCTCCACTACCGAGGACACGGAGCACCTGGTCTATAACCACACCACCCGGCCCCTCTGA
- the SPINT1 gene encoding kunitz-type protease inhibitor 1 isoform X4 produces MAPARTMAGTRLAPARIPAVALWLLCALGLQGTQAGPPPAPPGLPAGADCLNRFTAGVPAFVLDTNASVSNGATFLESPSVRRGWDCVRACCTTQNCNLALVELQPDRGEDAIAACFLINCLYEQNFVCKFAPREGFINYLTREVYRSYRQLQTQGFGGSGIPKTWAGIDLKVQPQEPLVLKDVENTDWHLLQGDTDVRVERKDPNQVELWGLKEGTYLFQLTVTSSDHPEDTANVTVTVLSTKQTEDYCLASNKVGRCRGSFPRWYYDPTEQICKSFVYGGCLGNKNNYLREEECILACRGVQGGPLRGSSGAQATFPQGPSMERHHPVCSGTCQPTQFRCSNGCCIDSFLECDDTPNCPDASDEATCEKYTSGFDELQRIYFPSDKEKDVFGLRRENPIPSTGSAEMAVAVFLVICIVVVVTILTYCFFKNQRKDFRRHRHSHHPPPTPASSTVSTTEDTEHLVYNHTTRPL; encoded by the exons ATGGCCCCTGCGAGGACTATGGCCGGCACCCGCCTCGCCCCGGCCCGCATCCCTGCCGTCGCCTTGTGGCTTCTGTGCGCGCTCGGCCTCCAGGGCACCCAGGCCGGGCCGCCGCCCGCGCCCCCTGGGCTGCCCGCAGGAGCCGACTGCCTGAACCGCTTTACCGCTGGGGTGCCTGCCTTCGTGCTGGACACCAATGCCTCGGTCAGCAACGGAGCCACCTTCCTAGAGTCCCCCAGCGTGCGCCGGGGCTGGGACTGTGTGCGCGCCTGCTGCACCACCCAGAACTGCAACTTAGCGCTGGTGGAGCTGCAGCCCGACCGCGGGGAGGACGCCATCGCCGCCTGCTTCCTCATCAACTGCCTCTACGAGCAGAACTTCGTGTGCAAGTTCGCGCCCAGGGAGGGCTTCATCAACTACCTCACGAGGGAAGTATACCGCTCCTACCGccagctgcagacccagggcTTTGGAG GGTCTGGAATCCCCAAGACCTGGGCGGGCATAGACTTGAAGGTACAACCCCAGGAACCCCTGGTGCTGAAGGATGTGGAAAACACAGATTGGCACCTACTGCAGGGTGACACGGATGTCAGGGTAGAG AGGAAAGACCCAAACCAGGTGGAACTGTGGGGACTCAAGGAAGGCACCTACCTGTTCCAGCTGACAGTGACTAGCTCAGACCACCCAGAGGACACGGCCAACGTCACAGTCACTGTGCTGTCTACCAAGCAGACAGAAG ACTACTGCCTCGCATCCAACAAGGTGGGCCGCTGCCGGGGCTCCTTCCCACGCTGGTACTATGACCCCACGGAGCAGATCTGCAAGAGTTTCGTTTATGGAGGCtgcttgggcaacaagaacaacTACCTTCGGGAAGAAGAGTGCATTCTAGCCTGTCGGGGTGTGCAAGGTGGGCCTCTGAGAGGCAGCTCTGGGGCTCAGGCGACTTTCCCCCAGG GCCCCTCCATGGAAAGGCACCATCCAG TGTGCTCTGGCACCTGTCAGCCCACCCAGTTCCGCTGCAGCAATGGCTGCTGCATCGACAGTTTCCTGGAGTGTGATGACACCCCCAACTGCCCCGACGCCTCCGACGAGGCCACCTGTGAAAAAT ACACGAGTGGCTTTGATGAGCTCCAGCGCATCTATTTCCCCAGTGACAAAG AGAAGGACGTGTTTGGCCTGAGGCGGGAAAACCCCATTCCCAGCACAG GCTCTGCGGAGATGGCTGTCGCAGTGTTCCTGGTCATCTGCATTGTGGTGGTGGTAACCATCCTGACTTACTGCTTCTTCAAGAACCAGAGAAAGGACTTCCGCAGACACCGCCACAGCCACCACCCGCCACCCACCCCTGCCAGCTCCACTGTCTCCACTACCGAGGACACGGAGCACCTGGTCTATAACCACACCACCCGGCCCCTCTGA